In Oryza brachyantha chromosome 1, ObraRS2, whole genome shotgun sequence, the following are encoded in one genomic region:
- the LOC102721044 gene encoding putative pentatricopeptide repeat-containing protein At5g40405, which produces MHQLKPREAATLPRHLLEAHVVALVRQCCPDLRALRAAHARLVRLRLPRLTAVFALSKLLASCGAAASYARNLFDQIPEPTAFCYNSLIRTLSAASGVPAADAVLVYRRLLRAGSPHPNSFTLAFVLKACAAVPALGEGRQLHSQAFRRGLEPSPYVQTGLLNLYAKCEEVALARTVFDGMVGDKNLAAWSAMIGGYSRVGMVNEALRLFREMQSAGVNPDEITMVGVISACAKAGALELGRWVHAFIDRKGITVDLELSTALIDMYAKCGLIERAKGVFDAMVERDTKAWSAMIVGLAIHGLVEDALKLFSRMLEFKVRPNNITFIGVLSACAHSGLVNEGRRHWSTMQELGIKPSMENFGCMVDLFCRSGLLDEAYSFVTSMAIPPNSVIWRTLLVASKNSNRSDIVESASKRLLELEPCNPENYVLLSNLYALNSQWDSVSNMRKKMKEHNVNVVAGCSSIEINGYLHKFVVRDDSHPEIKEIRLLLREIADHVVRAGHKPWTEAVLHDVDEEEKEVALCEHSERLAIAYGLLKTKAPHIIRVAKNLRFCPDCHEVAKIISKSYNREIIVRDRVRFHRFVDGSCSCKDFW; this is translated from the exons ATGCACCAGCTCAAACCGCGCGAAGCCGCCACGCTcccgcgccacctcctcgaGGCCCACGTCGTCGCGCTCGTCCGCCAATGCTGCCCCGACCTCCGCGCGCTCCGCGCCGCCCACGCGCGCCTCGTCAGgctccgcctccctcgcctcaCCGCCGTCTTCGCGCTCTCCAAGCTCCTCGCCTCCTGCGGCGCCGCGGCTTCCTATGCACGCAACCTGTTCGATCAAATCCCCGAGCCGACCGCCTTCTGCTACAACTCCCTCATCCGCAcgctctccgccgcctccggcgtaCCGGCCGCGGATGCTGTCCTGGTCTACCGCCGCTTGCTGCGTGCTGGATCCCCTCACCCCAACAGCTTTACCCTCGCGTTCGTGCTAAAGGCGTGCGCGGCCGTGCCGGCTCTCGGGGAGGGCCGGCAGCTTCACTCGCAGGCTTTCCGACGAGGACTTGAACCGAGTCCGTACGTGCAGACCGGATTGCTTAACCTCTATGCTAAGTGCGAGGAGGTTGCGCTCGCCAGAACAGTGTTTGATGGCATGGTTGGGGACAAGAATTTGGCTGCTTGGAGTGCCATGATCGGCGGGTATTCGAGGGTGGGGATGGTTAACGAGGCTTTGCGGCTGTTCCGAGAGATGCAGTCAGCGGGTGTGAACCCAGATGAGATCACCATGGTCGGTGTCATTTCGGCATGTGCCAAGGCAGGGGCACTTGAGTTGGGGAGGTGGGTGCATGCTTTTATAGATAGGAAAGGTATCACAGTCGATCTTGAACTGAGCACAGCGTTAATTGATATGTATGCAAAGTGTGGGTTGATAGAGCGGGCAAAGGGAGTGTTTGATGCCATGGTGGAGAGGGATACAAAGGCATGGAGTGCAATGATTGTTGGATTGGCGATACATGGTCTTGTAGAGGATGCCTTGAAGCTTTTCTCAAGAATGCTAGAGTTTAAG GTGAGGCCTAACAATATCACCTTTATAGGTGTGTTGTCGGCCTGTGCTCACAGTGGGTTGGTGAATGAAGGCCGACGGCATTGGTCTACTATGCAAGAATTAGGAATCAAACCTTCAATGGAGAACTTTGGTTGCATGGTTGACCTTTTTTGCCGATCTGGCCTTTTGGATGAAGCATACTCATTTGTTACTAGCATGGCTATCCCGCCAAATTCAGTAATTTGGAGGACTCTTCTTGTTGCCAGTAAAAACTCAAACAGATCTGACATAGTGGAATCAGCATCAAAGAGGCTCCTTGAGTTAGAACCTTGCAATCCAGAGAACTATGTTCTACTCTCAAATTTATATGCATTGAACTCTCAGTGGGATAGTGTGAGCAAtatgaggaagaagatgaaggaACACAATGTAAATGTTGTTGCTGGCTGTAGTTCAATTGAAATAAATGGCTACCTTCACAAGTTTGTGGTGAGGGATGATTCACACCCTGAAATAAAGGAGATAAGACTGTTACTTAGGGAAATAGCTGACCATGTCGTGCGTGCTGGCCACAAGCCTTGGACTGAAGCTGTGCTTCATGATGTTGatgaagaggaaaaagaagttGCACTTTGTGAGCATAGTGAAAGGTTAGCCATTGCATATGGTTTGTTGAAGACAAAAGCACCTCACATCATTCGGGTGGCAAAGAATTTGAGATTCTGTCCAGATTGCCATGAAGTCGCAAAAATAATAAGCAAGTCATACAATCGAGAAATCATTGTTAGGGATCGTGTTCGATTCCATAGATTTGTTGACGGAAGTTGTTCTTGCAAGGATTTTTGGTGA